A region from the Ciconia boyciana chromosome 1, ASM3463844v1, whole genome shotgun sequence genome encodes:
- the CDC42EP1 gene encoding cdc42 effector protein 1 has protein sequence MSLGKLPVLSWVSGSHGKRRLKSELTPDMISPPLGDFRHTMHVGRGGDVFGDTSFLSNHGRADTAKANNFFARTLRHVRRTPLRSRGGGGQAGASPAPPAISPIIKNAVSLPQLNEGMYDSGGSRGLTSKFSFKSASNSFSKTHQTYGLESGFCTIPRVPRLEKTQESTFPGEAELKRSDSLLSFRLDLGPSLMSELLQVMSFSETNGSEVGDDGPDLPCGEGTKDGVPPASPGEDKATSSFWDRSGQSSLSRASSLLGLSVRANGEAHAIEGTGEDPAWASGPGAAPRGTPWQGHWNDCTIEAGEFDRAAQVLARHYGGTSTPRSSEKGEGPRQARTQTLWESPSSNSWRSQVTGESQSPEATWNQGEEEEEDEEEEAKLSSLQGGYTGAREGRSNSFEYADEEEDDDEVKV, from the exons ATGAGCCTGGGGAAGCTGCCGGTACTCAGCTGGGTGTCAGGCTCCCATGGCAAGCGGCGGCTGAAGTCGGAGCTGACGCCGGACATGATCAGCCCGCCGCTGGGGGACTTTCGGCACACCATGCACGTGGGGCGCGGCGGGGACGTCTTCGGGGACACCTCTTTCCTCAGCAACCATGGCAGGGCCGACACAGCCAAAGCCAACAACTTCTTCGCCCGGACACTGCGGCATGTCCGCCGGACGCCGCTGAGGAGCCGGGGTGGTGGGGGCCAAGCGGGAGCATCGCCCGCCCCCCCAGCCATCTCGCCCATCATCAAGAATGCCGTCTCGCTGCCGCAGCTCAACGAGGGGATGTACGACAGTGGCGGCAGCCGAGGCTTGACCAGCAAGTTCTCCTTCAAAAGTGCCTCCAACAGCTTCTCCAAAACGCACCAGACCTATG GGCTGGAGTCCGGGTTTTGCACCATCCCTCGTGTCCCTCGCTTGGAAAAGACCCAAGAGAGCACCTTCCCTGGGGAAGCAGAGCTGAAGCGCTCAGACTCCCTGCTTTCCTTCCGCCTGGACCTGGGGCCCTCCCTCATGAGCGAGCTCCTCCAGGTGATGAGCTTCTCCGAAACCAATGGGAGCGAGGTGGGGGACGATGGCCCAGACCTCCCGTGTGGTGAGGGGACCAAGGACGGGGTCCCTCCAGCATCCCCTGGAGAGGACAAGGCAACATCCAGCTTCTGGGACCGCTCCGGGCAGAGCAGCCTGTCAAGGGCCAGCTCGCTGCTGGGACTGTCGGTCCGTGCCAATGGAGAGGCACACGCCATCGAGGGCACTGGAGAGGACCCTGCCTGGGCTTCAGGGCCAGGGGCAGCACCCAGAGGGACCCCATGGCAGGGGCACTGGAACGACTGCACCATCGAGGCAGGAGAGTTTGACCGAGCAGCCCAGGTCCTGGCCCGCCATTATGGTGGGACCAGCACCCCACGGAGCTCGGAGAAGGGTGAGGGTCCCCGGCAGGCCCGGACGCAGACCCTGTGGGAGAGCCCCAGCAGCAACTCGTGGAGGTCGCAAGTGACAGGGGAGAGCCAGTCCCCTGAGGCCACCTGGAaccaaggagaggaggaggaggaggatgaggaggaggaggccaaGCTCTCCAGCCTGCAGGGGGGGTACACTGGTGCCCGGGAGGGGCGCAGCAATTCCTTCGAGTACGCCGATGAGGAGGAGGACGACGATGAAGTCAAGGTGTGA